The following proteins are co-located in the Hydractinia symbiolongicarpus strain clone_291-10 chromosome 7, HSymV2.1, whole genome shotgun sequence genome:
- the LOC130649404 gene encoding protein-methionine sulfoxide oxidase mical3a-like, which produces MATGTKGLTVWCKNITQNYGEDVEIKNMTSSWKNGMAFCAILHYYRPDLIDFKNLSKENVATNNELAFRIAEDELGIPALLDVEDMVEMKVPDRLSIMTYVSQYYNYFKDKTPGEIITHRIPSKKRPHSEDLNVTPVKKGPQGYLASSNTKTASLNKSNCFFCGKIVYLMERLSVEGKLFHRVCFACCVCNIQLKISTYDYDKKEEKFYCDRHYKERSKKRSDPDGKEGTPEKEALSNINEDIIMSSDTNASTTIGNGSIPFKRNEQFVRRAIRPQSSPAELQWEKSHVIKSKDEELGSPTKSKSAAKTFLGAIIKRKASNSDQQTDFSNPSYQQHIDLSNFMNKLDQRNENMSEGDRVVVGLEGNYENTETLTGVRVPAPYMDDHLKKFHGEVESGDIDAKSVSKGVHKKKLVLKVKKKKKDESKNVVSKKNEIKKPVVPYAVMEYPSVSESKKEYENIDNFVHFQTDATASKDDNAERSNAQSETNIYANNDVTEETHYAEPSAVPTEQPTDHHDDVIYHNISPEEPEEKQNPLLLAARNRLHATKNNNITSTSKTEKQKERRGSEDVESSAENHLAARNRLLATNNNITSTSEVQKHEYRRGSGAVEPSAGNPYLNIRSNLRKAKSSENILTIETNAVNDENNEINKTFLAARAHLHKTDVSRSDQDLSKVSKPKTTKHGVVIKREEAGSLEQTFLNARLALHSTGRLQAEVQRDELDNKDEPKRTEVQKDKPDNKDEPERTEVQIDEPNNKENTTVASNNSPTIPSTDESKIELSPFKIEKKTSIKLKKIHSPTEEDKNILQTPNDNEVEVVEKMDLDDDEKKISNETSNPFLTPEVSPTIPRKSDNTNPFLSSTEDLLFEDDGESDFDESNPFADDARLERRATLEQKKGDSFKREAETRRSMEKKKELKKMGITDSNPFADDLIDEMSEEEEDHLILQKTPSIHVPEVSSHLPNTKRKLVLKTKHNQKLNRPASTPVGAPVPVPRPKKRMAPKTPPIKSSEPITEPAVTAPTSGKGTLTKRRAPKPPGIPAAFVNGTKNVSTQNESANLDKDETPLEINIATEACVIEGRNDPEEEIPKEHILIGESPTVMPKQETDTDKDRVEPRDVPPQRPSPPKLDRKMSEKRKAPPRPLRPPVQFDERAFMENVALRDKQPKREEMEAELQFLEIRQRELEMDGVVMEKKLRENSEGEPEEAYLMTWFELVNQKNLLLRRENELIYMCQELDFLQNQRRAEFELRQLMNKPEQEKTMEDRMREDELLADILNFVAKRSNIVDKMDEDRLREYEEDQEISNMMEAQGLSPAHRKTSQDVQKTPANNKKQKEKEKKKEKEKKKKKKK; this is translated from the exons ATGGCCACTGGCACAAAAGGTTTGACAGTGTGGTGTAAAAACATCACACAGAATTATGGCGAAGATGTGGAAATTAAAAACATGACATCATCATGGAAAAATGGCATGGCATTTTGTGCAATTCTGCATTACTACAGGCCTGACCTAAT agATTTCAAAAACCTATCGAAAGAGAATGTTGCTACTAACAATGAGCTG GCATTCCGAATAGCTGAAGATGAGTTAGGAATTCCTGCTTTACTCGATGTTGAAGATATGGTCGAGATGAAAGTTCCAGACCGACTGAGCATCATGACATACGTATCGCAGTACTATAATTACTTCAAAGATAAAACTCCAG GAGAAATTATAACTCATCGTATTCCATCCAAGAAAAGGCCTCATTCAGAAGACCTCAACGTTACTCCAGTAAAGAAGGGACCGCAAGGTTATCTTGCTTCCTCTAATACAAAG ACTGCATCTCTTAACAAATCTAATTGTTTCTTCTGtggaaaaattgtttatttgatGGAACGTTTGTCTGTGGAAGGCAAATTATTTCATCGAGTGTGTTTCGCGTGTTGTGTGTGCAACATACAACTTAAAATCAGTACTTATGACTACGataaaaaagaagagaagttttACTGTGATCGCCATTATAAAGAACGAA GTAAAAAACGCTCTGACCCAGACGGTAAAGAGGGAACGCCGGAGAAGGAAGCCTTGTCAAACATTAATGAGGACATTATCATGTCGAGCGACACAAATGCTTCTACAACGATAGGAAATGGTTCGATTCCTTTTAAACGCAATGAACAGTTCGTTAGACGTGCTATACGACCACAATCGTCTCCAGCTGAATTACAGTGGGAAAAATCCCATGTTATAAAATCGAAAGACGAAGAGCTTGGATCGCCAACAAAATCCAAATCGGCTGCCAAGACGTTCCTTGGTGCGATTATCAAGAGAAAAGCTAGTAACAGTGATCAACAGACGGACTTCTCCAATCCATCATACCAGCAACATATTGACCTGTCGAATTTTATGAATAAGCTTGATCAAAGAAATGAGAACATGTCGGAAGGCGATAGAGTAGTCGTAGGGTTGGAAGGTAACTATGAAAACACAGAAACATTAACTGGCGTTCGAGTCCCGGCTCCTTATATGGATGATCATTTGAAGAAATTTCACGGAGAAGTGGAAAGTGGCGACATCGATGCCAAGTCGGTTTCGAAAGGTGTGCATAAAAAGAAACTTGTTTTGAaagtgaaaaagaagaagaaagacgAATCGAAGAATGTTGTGAGtaagaaaaatgaaataaaaaagccTGTCGTTCCGTATGCAGTGATGGAATACCCGTCTGTAAGCGAAAGTAAAAAAGAATACGAAAATATTGATAATTTTGTTCATTTCCAAACTGATGCTACTGCGAGCAAAGACGATAATGCTGAAAGAAGTAATGCTCAAAGTGAGACGAATATTTACGCTAATAATGATGTTACCGAGGAAACGCATTATGCAGAGCCATCAGCTGTTCCTACGGAACAGCCGACGGACCATCATGATGATGTTATATATCACAATATTTCACCTGAAGAACCAGAGGAAAAGCAAAATCCGTTACTTCTTGCTGCCAGAAATAGACTGCATGCtactaaaaataacaacataacTTCAACTAGTAAAACTGAGAAACAGAAAGAAAGAAGGGGAAGCGAGGATGTTGAATCGTCCGCGGAAAATCACCTCGCCGCCAGAAATAGACTGCTAGCCACTAATAATAATATAACTTCCACTAGTGAAGTTCAGAAGCACGAATACAGAAGAGGGAGTGGCGCTGTGGAACCATCCGCAGGAAATCCGTATTTGAACATCAGATCCAACTTGCGAAAAGCGAAAAGCAGTGAAAACATCCTGACTATTGAAACAAACGCTGTGAACGATGAAAATAATGAAATCAATAAAACCTTTCTTGCTGCGCGCGCTCACTTACACAAAACTGATGTTAGTAGATCGGACCAAGATCTTAGTAAGGTAAGCAAGCCCAAAACCACGAAACACGGTGTGGTGATAAAGCGGGAAGAGGCTGGTTCGTTagaacaaacttttttaaatgccCGGTTGGCATTGCATAGCACCGGTAGGCTGCAAGCCGAGGTACAAAGAGATGAACTGGATAATAAAGATGAACCGAAACGTACTGAGGTCCAAAAAGATAAACCGGATAATAAAGATGAACCGGAACGCACTGAGGTCCAAATAGATGAACCGAACAATAAAGAAAATACTACCGTAGCTAGTAATAACAGTCCAACCATACCGTCTACTGATGAAAGTAAAATTGAGTTATCaccttttaaaattgaaaaaaaaacttcgaTCAAATTGAAGAAAATACATTCGCCTACGGAggaagataaaaatatattacaaactCCAAACGACAATGAGGTTGAAGTTGTAGAAAAAATGGACCTTGACGATGAcgagaaaaaaatatcaaatgaaACGTCCAACCCTTTTCTCACCCCGGAAGTGTCACCCACCATTCCGCGAAAATCTGATAATACTAATCCGTTTTTATCGTCGACAGAGGATTTATTATTCGAAGACGACGGCGAGAGCGACTTCGATGAATCGAACCCGTTTGCAGATGACGCGCGGCTGGAAAGACGAGCTACGTTAGAACAAAAGAAGGGTGATTCGTTTAAACGCGAAGCAGAAACTAGAAGATCCATGGAGAAGAAAAAAGAACTTAAAAAGATGGGTATTACTGACTCAAATCCATTTGCCGATGACCTAATTGACGAAATGAGCGAAGAGGAGGAAGACCATCTCATATTACAGAAGACGCCCAGCATTCATGTACCGGAAGTGTCAAGTCATTTACCTAATACTAAAAGAAAACTTGTGCTCAAAACGAAGCATAATCAAAAGTTAAACAGACCTGCCAGTACCCCAGTTGGAGCTCCTGTGCCCGTGCCCAGACCTAAAAAGAGGATGGCACCCAAAACGCCTCCAATAAAGTCTTCAGAACCAATTACGGAGCCCGCTGTAACTGCGCCAACGTCAGGCAAAGGAACGTTGACAAAGAGACGGGCACCTAAACCTCCAGGTATTCCTGCTGCATTTGTAAATGGTACAAAGAACGTTTCAACTCAAAACGAAAGTGCTAACTTAGATAAAGATGAAACGCCGCTTGAAATAAACATTGCAACCGAAGCTTGTGTCATTGAGGGTCGGAATGACCCTGAGGAGGAGATCCCTAAAGAACACATCCTCATAGGAGAGAGCCCCACCGTTATGCCAAAGCAAGAAACTGACACAGACAAGGATCGTGTGGAACCTCGTGATGTACCTCCTCAACGACCATCACCACCGAAGCTTGATCGAAAAATGAGCGAGAAACGGAAGGCACCTCCCAGACCGCTGAGACCACCAGTGCAGTTTGATGAGCGAGCTTTTATGGAGAACGTTGCTTTGAGAGATAAACAGCCGAAGCGAGAAGAGATGGAAGCTGAACTGCAGTTTTTGGAGATTCGTCAAAGAGAACTAGAAATGGATGGAGTAGTTATGGAAAAGAAGCTTCGTGAAAATAGTGAag GTGAACCGGAGGAGGCTTACTTGATGACTTGGTTCGAACTTGTCAATCAAAAGAACTTGCTACTAAGGAGGGAGAACGAATTGATTTATAT GtgtcaagagctggacttcctTCAAAACCAAAGACGTGCAGAGTTTGAGTTAAGACAGCTGATGAACAAACCAG AACAAGAGAAGACGATGGAAGACCGCATGCGAGAGGACGAGTTGCTAGCAGACATTTTGAATTTTGTCGCTAAACGAAGTAATATTGTGGATAAGATGGATGAGGACAGGCTTAG AGAGTATGAAGAAGACCAAGAAATCAGTAACATGATGGAAGCACAGG GTCTCTCCCCCGCACATCGTAAAACAAGTCAAGACGTTCAAAAAACGCCCGCAAATAACAAAAAgcagaaggagaaggagaagaaaaaagaaaaggagaagaagaaaaagaaaaagaagtga
- the LOC130649405 gene encoding uncharacterized protein LOC130649405, which yields MANLDVDGIIKQLVAIQDTGKQAALSETKIRLICAAVREVFLKEATLVEVKAPVHIFGDVHGQFLDLLRHFEKVGYPGQKENQNYLFLGDYVDRGQQSLETICLLLCYKIKYPKNMFLLRGNHECASINRIYGFYDECKRRFNIKLWKTFTDCFNCLPIAGIVESTIFCVHGGLSPNFTDLKQISNLVRPMDIPDYGLAADLLWSDPDEDITGWGENDRGVSWTFGGDIIQSFLRQNNLSLVARAHQVVEDGYQFFQKRKLVTLFSAPNYCGEFDNAGAVMSVSESLLCSFSILKPNTVLEIEEKFKDKK from the exons ATGGCAAATCTTGATGTCGATGGTATTATCAAGCAGTTGGTAGCAATACAAGACACAGGGAAACAG gCTGCATTATCCGAAACTAAAATCCGATTGATCTGTGCTGCAGTGAGAGAAGTTTTCCTGAAAGAAGCCACACTGGTTGAAGTCAAAGCACCTGTTCACATATTTGGTGATGTTCATGGACAGTTCCTAGATTTGCTCCGCCATTTTGAAAAAGTAGGATATCCAGgccaaaaagaaaatcaaaactatttatttcttggagattaCGTAGACAG AGGTCAACAGTCACTGGAAACAATATGTTTGCTACTTTGTTACAAGATTAAATATCCGAAGAATATGTTTCTGCTTCGTGGCAATCATGAGTGTGCAAGCATTAACAG gaTATACGGTTTTTACGACGAATGCAAACGACGATTCAACATTAAATTATGGAAGACATTCACAGATTGTTTTAATTGTCTACCAATTG CTGGTATTGTGGAGTCGACAATATTTTGTGTTCATGGCGGCTTATCACCAAACTTTACCGACTTGAAACAG ATTTCCAACCTTGTGCGACCAATGGATATACCAGACTATGGATTGGCAGCAGATCTGTTATGGTCCGATCCCGACGAG GATATCACAGGTTGGGGCGAGAACGACCGTGGTGTATCATGGACGTTTGGTGGTGACATCATCCAATCGTTTTTGCGTCAAAATAATTTAAGCTTGGTAGCGCGTGCGCATCAG GTAGTAGAAGATGGGTATCAATTTTTCCAGAAGAGAAAA CTAGTGACATTGTTCAGCGCACCAAACTATTGTGGAGAGTTTGACAACGCTGGAGCAGTCATGTCAGTCTCTGAATCCCTGCTCTGTTCTTTTAGTATCTTAAAG cccAACACTGTACTGGAAATcgaagaaaaatttaaagataaaaaatga